In one Acipenser ruthenus chromosome 10, fAciRut3.2 maternal haplotype, whole genome shotgun sequence genomic region, the following are encoded:
- the LOC117413640 gene encoding polyisoprenoid diphosphate/phosphate phosphohydrolase PLPP6 produces MPSPKAKNNAGRSPNRTPSPHLLQRQGSDPTSARLRASESPTRRRGSNSASASATCPQQQLPEEDCMRLNPSFAGIALRSLLAIDLWMSKRLGVCAEEDSSWGSVRPLMKIIEISGHGIPWIAGTLYCMWKSDSAAGQEIMLNLLLALLLDVVLVGIVKALVRRRRPSHNRMDMFATFSVDRYSFPSGHATRAAMGARFLLTHLVLAAPVRVLVLLWAVLVGLSRVMLGRHNVTDVAFGFFMGYFQYSLVEALWVSTASLQKLLGVLG; encoded by the exons ATGCCTTCTCCCAAAGCAAAAAACAACGCCGGACGGTCTCCGAACCGAACCCCGTCGCCGCACTTGCTGCAGAGGCAGGGTTCGGACCCGACCTCGGCCCGGCTCAGAGCCTCCGAGAGCCCAACCCGGCGGCGCGGCTCCAACTCGGCCAGCGCCTCCGCCACCTgcccacagcagcagctcccggaGGAGGACTGCATGCGGCTGAACCCGTCGTTCGCGGGGATCGCGTTGAGGTCCCTGCTCGCTATCGACCTGTGGATGTCCAAGCGGCTCGGGGTGTGTGCCGAGGAGGATTCCTCCTGGGGCAGCGTCCGGCCGCTGATGAAGATCATTGAGATCTCCGGGCACGGCATCCCCTGGATAGCCGGGACTCTGTACTGCATGTGGAAGAGCGACAGCGCCGCCGGGCAGGAGATCATGCTGAATTTGCTGTTGG CCCTGCTCCTGGACGTGGTTCTCGTGGGGATTGTCAAAGCGCTGGTGCGCCGACGCCGGCCCTCTCACAACCGGATGGACATGTTCGCCACCTTCTCCGTGGACCGGTACTCGTTCCCGTCGGGCCACGCCACGCGGGCGGCCATGGGGGCGCGCTTCCTGCTCACGCACCTGGTGCTGGCTGCGCCGGTCCGCGTGCTGGTGCTGCTCTGGGCCGTGCTGGTCGGGCTGTCCCGGGTCATGCTAGGCCGACACAATGTCACCGACGTGGCCTTCGGATTCTTCATGGGCTATTTCCAGTACAGCCTGGTGGAGGCGCTGTGGGTCTCCACCGCCAGCTTGCAGAAGCTGCTGGGAGTCTTGGGGTGA
- the LOC117409859 gene encoding ral guanine nucleotide dissociation stimulator-like 1 isoform X7: MAYVPALSSVQDWGEEVEEGAVYNVTLKRVQIQQAANKGARWLGADGDRLPPGHTVSQLETCKIRSIKAGTLERLVETLLTAFGDNDFTYISIFLSTYRAFASPADVLGLLLDKYGDLDSTGSDESGSPTVPPDSRAAVRNAIASILRAWLDQCPEDFHQPPEYPSLHKVLEYLHRTMPGSDPERRAQNLLEQLQRQDQSEPESEGGFHGNSSFCLGEDEEVEVDAAEDFLSIPEDLVAEQLTFMDAELFKKVIPHHCLGSIWSQRDKKENKHIVPTVRATITQFNALTKCVVCTVLRGRDLKPQHRARVIEKWINTAQECRIRKNFSSLRAIISALQSNPIYRLKRTWASVPKDSMLMFEELSDIFSDNNNYLTSRELLMKEGTSKFANLESCVKENQKRTRKRLQLQKDTGAMQGTVPYLGTFLTDLTMLDTALPDYVEGGLINFEKRRREFEVIAQIKLLQSACNSYCLSADQAFLRWFRSQQHLTDEESYTLSCEIEGVTDSSPTSPKPRKSMVKRLSLLFLGTDAVASSTPVKESPKSPPSGSSGESMDSVSISSSDSSPSELEVACQTPDAPLKKLSESSSCSSIHSMDTSSSFPSLPEPPPTHRRSVSGSSALPLPVYNQQNEDSCIIRVSVQASNGNLYKSILLTSQDKTPAVITRAMSKHNLESEASDRYELVQVISEERELLIPDNANVFYAMNSSANFDFLLRHKDWAVGGRAVKLRSHSSATLPRASRGGCLSNRLSKVTL, from the exons AAGATCCGCTCCATCAAGGCCGGGACGCTAGAGCGGCTGGTGGAGACGCTGCTGACTGCCTTCGGGGACAACGACTTCACCTACATCAGCATCTTCCTGTCCACATACCGGGCCTTCGCCAGCCCCGCGGACGTGCTGGGACTGCTGCTCGACAA GTACGGGGACCTGGATAGCACTGGCAGTGACGAGTCTGGCAGCCCCACCGTCCCCCCCGACAGCAGAGCAGCCGTGCGCAA TGCCATCGCCTCCATCCTGCGTGCCTGGCTGGATCAGTGCCCTGAGGATTTCCACCAGCCCCCCGAGTACCCCAGCCTGCACAAGGTTCTGGAGTACCTGCACCGGACCATGCCGGGCTCCGACCCAGAGAGGCGAGCCCAGAACCTGCTGGAGCAGCTGCAGAGGCAGGACCAGAGCGAGCCAGAGAGCGAGG GTGGTTTCCACGGCAACAGCAGCTTCTGCCTCGGCGAGGATGAGGAAGTGGAGGTTGACGCTGCCGAGGATTTCCTGAGCATTCCGGAAGACCTGGTGGCAGAGCAGCTGACCTTCATGGACGCG gAGCTCTTTAAGAAGGTGATCCCTCACCACTGCCTCGGCTCCATCTGGTCCCAGAGAGACAAGAAGGAAAACAAGCACATCGTGCCCACCGTCCGCGCCACCATCACCCAGTTCAACGCCCTCACCAAGTGTGTGGTGTGCACCGTGCTGAGGGGCCGGGACCTGAAGCCACAGCACCGCGCCAGGGTCATCGAGAAGTGGATCAACACTGCGCAG GAATGCCGGATCCGGAAGAACTTCTCCTCCTTGCGAGCGATCATCTCGGCTCTCCAGTCCAATCCCATCTATCGGCTGAAGAGGACCTGGGCCAGTGTCCCCAA GGACAGCATGCTGATGTTTGAGGAGCTCTCTGATATCTTCTCTGACAACAATAACTACCTGACGAGCCGAGAGCTGCTGATGAAG GAAGGCACTTCCAAGTTTGCAAACCTGGAGAGCTGCGTGAAAGAAAACCAGAAACGCACTCGGAAGAGGCTGCAGCTGCAGAAAGACACG ggagCCATGCAGGGCACTGTCCCCTATCTGGGCACCTTCCTGACAGACCTGACCATGCTGGACACTGCGCTGCCAGACTACGTGGAG GGTGGTCTGATTAACTTTGAGAAGAGACGGAGG gAGTTCGAGGTCATTGCGCAGATCAAGCTCCTGCAGTCCGCATGCAACAGCTACTGCCTGAGCGCCGACCAGGCCTTCCTGCGCTGGTTCAGGAGCCAGCAGCACTTAACTGACGAGGAGAG CTACACCCTGTCCTGTGAGATCGAAGGTGTCACAGACAGCAGCCCCACCTCCCCGAAGCCTCGCAAGAGCATGGTGAAGAGACTGAGCCT ATTGTTCCTGGGTACGGACGCTGTGGCCAGCAGCACGCCAGTGAAGGAGAGCCCCAAGTCGCCCCCTAGTGGCAGCTCCGGGGAGAGCATGGACTCGGTCAGCATCTCGTCCAGCGACTCCAGCCCCTCGGAGCTCGAGGTGGCCTGCCAGACCCCCGACGCACCCCTGAAGAAG CTCTCAGAGTCCTCGTCCTGCTCCTCGATCCACTCCATGGACACCTCGTCTTCATTCCCCTCGCTGCCGGAGCCCCCCCCCACGCACAGGCGCTCAGTGTCGGGCTCCAGCGCACTCCCCCTGCCTGTCTACAACCAGCAGAACGAGGACAGCTGCATCATCCGGGTCAGCGTGCAGGCCAGCAATGGGAACCTGTACAAGAGCATCCTg CTCACCAGTCAGGACAAGACCCCAGCAGTGATCACGAGAGCCATGAGCAAACACAACCTGGAGAGCGAGGCGTCCGACCGCTACGAACTGGTGCAGGTCATCTCTGAGGAGAGAG AGCTGCTGATCCCGGACAATGCTAATGTGTTCTACGCCATGAACAGCTCGGCCAACTTCGACTTCCTCCTGAGGCACAAGGACTGGGCTGTGGGGGGGCGGGCGGTGAAACTGCGCAGCCACTCGAGTGCCACGCTGCCACGGGCCAGCCGGGGGGGCTGCCTGAGCAACCGGCTGAGCAAGGTGACCCTGTGA
- the LOC117413647 gene encoding peroxiredoxin-6: MPGVLLGDVFPNFEADTTTGKIQFHDFLGDSWGILFSHPRDFTPVCTTELGRAAKLSGEFARRSVKMIALSIDSVQDHLAWSKDIVAYNGEAPDSTLPFPIIADEKRELAVQLGMLDPDEKDKDGIPLTARCVFVIGPDKKLKLSILYPATTGRNFDEILRTVDSLQLTAQKRVATPVDWKLGDSCMVLPNIPEDEAAKLFPAGVYTKDLPSGKKYLRYTPQP; this comes from the exons ATGCCGGGGGTACTGCTCGGAGACGTGTTCCCCAATTTCGAGGCTGACACCACCACCGGGAAGATACAATTCCACGACTTTCTCGGCGATTC GTGGGGTATCCTGTTCTCTCACCCTCGAGACTTCACCCCGGTGTGCACCACAGAGCTGGGTCGCGCGGCCAAGCTGTCAGGAGAGTTTGCGAGGCGCAGCGTGAAGATGATCGCTCTGTCCATCGACAGCGTGCAGGACCACCTGGCCTGGAGCAAG gacaTCGTCGCCTATAACGGAGAGGCTCCCGACTCCACGCTGCCTTTCCCGATCATCGCGGATGAGAAGCGGGAGCTGGCCGTCCAGCTGGGAATGCTGGACCCCGATGAGAAGGACAAGGACGGCATTCCGCTGACCGCTCGCTGC GTGTTTGTCATTGGCCCTGACAAGAAGCTGAAGCTGTCGATTCTCTACCCTGCCACCACGGGGCGCAATTTCGACGAGATCCTGCGCACGGTGGACTCTCTGCAGCTGACTGCGCAAAAGCGCGTGGCCACGCCCGTGGACTGgaag CTTGGTGACAGCTGCATGGTGCTTCCCAATATTCCCGAGGACGAGGCCGCCAAGCTGTTTCCTGCCGGCGTTTACACCAAGGACCTGCCATCAGGGAAGAAGTACCTGCGATACACCCCGCAGCCATGA
- the LOC117409859 gene encoding ral guanine nucleotide dissociation stimulator-like 1 isoform X4, protein MREALTMKFTWKDKMQSSVQDWGEEVEEGAVYNVTLKRVQIQQAANKGARWLGADGDRLPPGHTVSQLETCKIRSIKAGTLERLVETLLTAFGDNDFTYISIFLSTYRAFASPADVLGLLLDKYGDLDSTGSDESGSPTVPPDSRAAVRNAIASILRAWLDQCPEDFHQPPEYPSLHKVLEYLHRTMPGSDPERRAQNLLEQLQRQDQSEPESEGGFHGNSSFCLGEDEEVEVDAAEDFLSIPEDLVAEQLTFMDAELFKKVIPHHCLGSIWSQRDKKENKHIVPTVRATITQFNALTKCVVCTVLRGRDLKPQHRARVIEKWINTAQECRIRKNFSSLRAIISALQSNPIYRLKRTWASVPKDSMLMFEELSDIFSDNNNYLTSRELLMKEGTSKFANLESCVKENQKRTRKRLQLQKDTGAMQGTVPYLGTFLTDLTMLDTALPDYVEGGLINFEKRRREFEVIAQIKLLQSACNSYCLSADQAFLRWFRSQQHLTDEESYTLSCEIEGVTDSSPTSPKPRKSMVKRLSLLFLGTDAVASSTPVKESPKSPPSGSSGESMDSVSISSSDSSPSELEVACQTPDAPLKKLSESSSCSSIHSMDTSSSFPSLPEPPPTHRRSVSGSSALPLPVYNQQNEDSCIIRVSVQASNGNLYKSILLTSQDKTPAVITRAMSKHNLESEASDRYELVQVISEERELLIPDNANVFYAMNSSANFDFLLRHKDWAVGGRAVKLRSHSSATLPRASRGGCLSNRLSKVTL, encoded by the exons AAGATCCGCTCCATCAAGGCCGGGACGCTAGAGCGGCTGGTGGAGACGCTGCTGACTGCCTTCGGGGACAACGACTTCACCTACATCAGCATCTTCCTGTCCACATACCGGGCCTTCGCCAGCCCCGCGGACGTGCTGGGACTGCTGCTCGACAA GTACGGGGACCTGGATAGCACTGGCAGTGACGAGTCTGGCAGCCCCACCGTCCCCCCCGACAGCAGAGCAGCCGTGCGCAA TGCCATCGCCTCCATCCTGCGTGCCTGGCTGGATCAGTGCCCTGAGGATTTCCACCAGCCCCCCGAGTACCCCAGCCTGCACAAGGTTCTGGAGTACCTGCACCGGACCATGCCGGGCTCCGACCCAGAGAGGCGAGCCCAGAACCTGCTGGAGCAGCTGCAGAGGCAGGACCAGAGCGAGCCAGAGAGCGAGG GTGGTTTCCACGGCAACAGCAGCTTCTGCCTCGGCGAGGATGAGGAAGTGGAGGTTGACGCTGCCGAGGATTTCCTGAGCATTCCGGAAGACCTGGTGGCAGAGCAGCTGACCTTCATGGACGCG gAGCTCTTTAAGAAGGTGATCCCTCACCACTGCCTCGGCTCCATCTGGTCCCAGAGAGACAAGAAGGAAAACAAGCACATCGTGCCCACCGTCCGCGCCACCATCACCCAGTTCAACGCCCTCACCAAGTGTGTGGTGTGCACCGTGCTGAGGGGCCGGGACCTGAAGCCACAGCACCGCGCCAGGGTCATCGAGAAGTGGATCAACACTGCGCAG GAATGCCGGATCCGGAAGAACTTCTCCTCCTTGCGAGCGATCATCTCGGCTCTCCAGTCCAATCCCATCTATCGGCTGAAGAGGACCTGGGCCAGTGTCCCCAA GGACAGCATGCTGATGTTTGAGGAGCTCTCTGATATCTTCTCTGACAACAATAACTACCTGACGAGCCGAGAGCTGCTGATGAAG GAAGGCACTTCCAAGTTTGCAAACCTGGAGAGCTGCGTGAAAGAAAACCAGAAACGCACTCGGAAGAGGCTGCAGCTGCAGAAAGACACG ggagCCATGCAGGGCACTGTCCCCTATCTGGGCACCTTCCTGACAGACCTGACCATGCTGGACACTGCGCTGCCAGACTACGTGGAG GGTGGTCTGATTAACTTTGAGAAGAGACGGAGG gAGTTCGAGGTCATTGCGCAGATCAAGCTCCTGCAGTCCGCATGCAACAGCTACTGCCTGAGCGCCGACCAGGCCTTCCTGCGCTGGTTCAGGAGCCAGCAGCACTTAACTGACGAGGAGAG CTACACCCTGTCCTGTGAGATCGAAGGTGTCACAGACAGCAGCCCCACCTCCCCGAAGCCTCGCAAGAGCATGGTGAAGAGACTGAGCCT ATTGTTCCTGGGTACGGACGCTGTGGCCAGCAGCACGCCAGTGAAGGAGAGCCCCAAGTCGCCCCCTAGTGGCAGCTCCGGGGAGAGCATGGACTCGGTCAGCATCTCGTCCAGCGACTCCAGCCCCTCGGAGCTCGAGGTGGCCTGCCAGACCCCCGACGCACCCCTGAAGAAG CTCTCAGAGTCCTCGTCCTGCTCCTCGATCCACTCCATGGACACCTCGTCTTCATTCCCCTCGCTGCCGGAGCCCCCCCCCACGCACAGGCGCTCAGTGTCGGGCTCCAGCGCACTCCCCCTGCCTGTCTACAACCAGCAGAACGAGGACAGCTGCATCATCCGGGTCAGCGTGCAGGCCAGCAATGGGAACCTGTACAAGAGCATCCTg CTCACCAGTCAGGACAAGACCCCAGCAGTGATCACGAGAGCCATGAGCAAACACAACCTGGAGAGCGAGGCGTCCGACCGCTACGAACTGGTGCAGGTCATCTCTGAGGAGAGAG AGCTGCTGATCCCGGACAATGCTAATGTGTTCTACGCCATGAACAGCTCGGCCAACTTCGACTTCCTCCTGAGGCACAAGGACTGGGCTGTGGGGGGGCGGGCGGTGAAACTGCGCAGCCACTCGAGTGCCACGCTGCCACGGGCCAGCCGGGGGGGCTGCCTGAGCAACCGGCTGAGCAAGGTGACCCTGTGA
- the LOC117409859 gene encoding ral guanine nucleotide dissociation stimulator-like 1 isoform X6 translates to MAYVPALQSSVQDWGEEVEEGAVYNVTLKRVQIQQAANKGARWLGADGDRLPPGHTVSQLETCKIRSIKAGTLERLVETLLTAFGDNDFTYISIFLSTYRAFASPADVLGLLLDKYGDLDSTGSDESGSPTVPPDSRAAVRNAIASILRAWLDQCPEDFHQPPEYPSLHKVLEYLHRTMPGSDPERRAQNLLEQLQRQDQSEPESEGGFHGNSSFCLGEDEEVEVDAAEDFLSIPEDLVAEQLTFMDAELFKKVIPHHCLGSIWSQRDKKENKHIVPTVRATITQFNALTKCVVCTVLRGRDLKPQHRARVIEKWINTAQECRIRKNFSSLRAIISALQSNPIYRLKRTWASVPKDSMLMFEELSDIFSDNNNYLTSRELLMKEGTSKFANLESCVKENQKRTRKRLQLQKDTGAMQGTVPYLGTFLTDLTMLDTALPDYVEGGLINFEKRRREFEVIAQIKLLQSACNSYCLSADQAFLRWFRSQQHLTDEESYTLSCEIEGVTDSSPTSPKPRKSMVKRLSLLFLGTDAVASSTPVKESPKSPPSGSSGESMDSVSISSSDSSPSELEVACQTPDAPLKKLSESSSCSSIHSMDTSSSFPSLPEPPPTHRRSVSGSSALPLPVYNQQNEDSCIIRVSVQASNGNLYKSILLTSQDKTPAVITRAMSKHNLESEASDRYELVQVISEERELLIPDNANVFYAMNSSANFDFLLRHKDWAVGGRAVKLRSHSSATLPRASRGGCLSNRLSKVTL, encoded by the exons AAGATCCGCTCCATCAAGGCCGGGACGCTAGAGCGGCTGGTGGAGACGCTGCTGACTGCCTTCGGGGACAACGACTTCACCTACATCAGCATCTTCCTGTCCACATACCGGGCCTTCGCCAGCCCCGCGGACGTGCTGGGACTGCTGCTCGACAA GTACGGGGACCTGGATAGCACTGGCAGTGACGAGTCTGGCAGCCCCACCGTCCCCCCCGACAGCAGAGCAGCCGTGCGCAA TGCCATCGCCTCCATCCTGCGTGCCTGGCTGGATCAGTGCCCTGAGGATTTCCACCAGCCCCCCGAGTACCCCAGCCTGCACAAGGTTCTGGAGTACCTGCACCGGACCATGCCGGGCTCCGACCCAGAGAGGCGAGCCCAGAACCTGCTGGAGCAGCTGCAGAGGCAGGACCAGAGCGAGCCAGAGAGCGAGG GTGGTTTCCACGGCAACAGCAGCTTCTGCCTCGGCGAGGATGAGGAAGTGGAGGTTGACGCTGCCGAGGATTTCCTGAGCATTCCGGAAGACCTGGTGGCAGAGCAGCTGACCTTCATGGACGCG gAGCTCTTTAAGAAGGTGATCCCTCACCACTGCCTCGGCTCCATCTGGTCCCAGAGAGACAAGAAGGAAAACAAGCACATCGTGCCCACCGTCCGCGCCACCATCACCCAGTTCAACGCCCTCACCAAGTGTGTGGTGTGCACCGTGCTGAGGGGCCGGGACCTGAAGCCACAGCACCGCGCCAGGGTCATCGAGAAGTGGATCAACACTGCGCAG GAATGCCGGATCCGGAAGAACTTCTCCTCCTTGCGAGCGATCATCTCGGCTCTCCAGTCCAATCCCATCTATCGGCTGAAGAGGACCTGGGCCAGTGTCCCCAA GGACAGCATGCTGATGTTTGAGGAGCTCTCTGATATCTTCTCTGACAACAATAACTACCTGACGAGCCGAGAGCTGCTGATGAAG GAAGGCACTTCCAAGTTTGCAAACCTGGAGAGCTGCGTGAAAGAAAACCAGAAACGCACTCGGAAGAGGCTGCAGCTGCAGAAAGACACG ggagCCATGCAGGGCACTGTCCCCTATCTGGGCACCTTCCTGACAGACCTGACCATGCTGGACACTGCGCTGCCAGACTACGTGGAG GGTGGTCTGATTAACTTTGAGAAGAGACGGAGG gAGTTCGAGGTCATTGCGCAGATCAAGCTCCTGCAGTCCGCATGCAACAGCTACTGCCTGAGCGCCGACCAGGCCTTCCTGCGCTGGTTCAGGAGCCAGCAGCACTTAACTGACGAGGAGAG CTACACCCTGTCCTGTGAGATCGAAGGTGTCACAGACAGCAGCCCCACCTCCCCGAAGCCTCGCAAGAGCATGGTGAAGAGACTGAGCCT ATTGTTCCTGGGTACGGACGCTGTGGCCAGCAGCACGCCAGTGAAGGAGAGCCCCAAGTCGCCCCCTAGTGGCAGCTCCGGGGAGAGCATGGACTCGGTCAGCATCTCGTCCAGCGACTCCAGCCCCTCGGAGCTCGAGGTGGCCTGCCAGACCCCCGACGCACCCCTGAAGAAG CTCTCAGAGTCCTCGTCCTGCTCCTCGATCCACTCCATGGACACCTCGTCTTCATTCCCCTCGCTGCCGGAGCCCCCCCCCACGCACAGGCGCTCAGTGTCGGGCTCCAGCGCACTCCCCCTGCCTGTCTACAACCAGCAGAACGAGGACAGCTGCATCATCCGGGTCAGCGTGCAGGCCAGCAATGGGAACCTGTACAAGAGCATCCTg CTCACCAGTCAGGACAAGACCCCAGCAGTGATCACGAGAGCCATGAGCAAACACAACCTGGAGAGCGAGGCGTCCGACCGCTACGAACTGGTGCAGGTCATCTCTGAGGAGAGAG AGCTGCTGATCCCGGACAATGCTAATGTGTTCTACGCCATGAACAGCTCGGCCAACTTCGACTTCCTCCTGAGGCACAAGGACTGGGCTGTGGGGGGGCGGGCGGTGAAACTGCGCAGCCACTCGAGTGCCACGCTGCCACGGGCCAGCCGGGGGGGCTGCCTGAGCAACCGGCTGAGCAAGGTGACCCTGTGA
- the LOC117409859 gene encoding ral guanine nucleotide dissociation stimulator-like 1 isoform X5, translating to MREALTMKFTWKDKMSSVQDWGEEVEEGAVYNVTLKRVQIQQAANKGARWLGADGDRLPPGHTVSQLETCKIRSIKAGTLERLVETLLTAFGDNDFTYISIFLSTYRAFASPADVLGLLLDKYGDLDSTGSDESGSPTVPPDSRAAVRNAIASILRAWLDQCPEDFHQPPEYPSLHKVLEYLHRTMPGSDPERRAQNLLEQLQRQDQSEPESEGGFHGNSSFCLGEDEEVEVDAAEDFLSIPEDLVAEQLTFMDAELFKKVIPHHCLGSIWSQRDKKENKHIVPTVRATITQFNALTKCVVCTVLRGRDLKPQHRARVIEKWINTAQECRIRKNFSSLRAIISALQSNPIYRLKRTWASVPKDSMLMFEELSDIFSDNNNYLTSRELLMKEGTSKFANLESCVKENQKRTRKRLQLQKDTGAMQGTVPYLGTFLTDLTMLDTALPDYVEGGLINFEKRRREFEVIAQIKLLQSACNSYCLSADQAFLRWFRSQQHLTDEESYTLSCEIEGVTDSSPTSPKPRKSMVKRLSLLFLGTDAVASSTPVKESPKSPPSGSSGESMDSVSISSSDSSPSELEVACQTPDAPLKKLSESSSCSSIHSMDTSSSFPSLPEPPPTHRRSVSGSSALPLPVYNQQNEDSCIIRVSVQASNGNLYKSILLTSQDKTPAVITRAMSKHNLESEASDRYELVQVISEERELLIPDNANVFYAMNSSANFDFLLRHKDWAVGGRAVKLRSHSSATLPRASRGGCLSNRLSKVTL from the exons AAGATCCGCTCCATCAAGGCCGGGACGCTAGAGCGGCTGGTGGAGACGCTGCTGACTGCCTTCGGGGACAACGACTTCACCTACATCAGCATCTTCCTGTCCACATACCGGGCCTTCGCCAGCCCCGCGGACGTGCTGGGACTGCTGCTCGACAA GTACGGGGACCTGGATAGCACTGGCAGTGACGAGTCTGGCAGCCCCACCGTCCCCCCCGACAGCAGAGCAGCCGTGCGCAA TGCCATCGCCTCCATCCTGCGTGCCTGGCTGGATCAGTGCCCTGAGGATTTCCACCAGCCCCCCGAGTACCCCAGCCTGCACAAGGTTCTGGAGTACCTGCACCGGACCATGCCGGGCTCCGACCCAGAGAGGCGAGCCCAGAACCTGCTGGAGCAGCTGCAGAGGCAGGACCAGAGCGAGCCAGAGAGCGAGG GTGGTTTCCACGGCAACAGCAGCTTCTGCCTCGGCGAGGATGAGGAAGTGGAGGTTGACGCTGCCGAGGATTTCCTGAGCATTCCGGAAGACCTGGTGGCAGAGCAGCTGACCTTCATGGACGCG gAGCTCTTTAAGAAGGTGATCCCTCACCACTGCCTCGGCTCCATCTGGTCCCAGAGAGACAAGAAGGAAAACAAGCACATCGTGCCCACCGTCCGCGCCACCATCACCCAGTTCAACGCCCTCACCAAGTGTGTGGTGTGCACCGTGCTGAGGGGCCGGGACCTGAAGCCACAGCACCGCGCCAGGGTCATCGAGAAGTGGATCAACACTGCGCAG GAATGCCGGATCCGGAAGAACTTCTCCTCCTTGCGAGCGATCATCTCGGCTCTCCAGTCCAATCCCATCTATCGGCTGAAGAGGACCTGGGCCAGTGTCCCCAA GGACAGCATGCTGATGTTTGAGGAGCTCTCTGATATCTTCTCTGACAACAATAACTACCTGACGAGCCGAGAGCTGCTGATGAAG GAAGGCACTTCCAAGTTTGCAAACCTGGAGAGCTGCGTGAAAGAAAACCAGAAACGCACTCGGAAGAGGCTGCAGCTGCAGAAAGACACG ggagCCATGCAGGGCACTGTCCCCTATCTGGGCACCTTCCTGACAGACCTGACCATGCTGGACACTGCGCTGCCAGACTACGTGGAG GGTGGTCTGATTAACTTTGAGAAGAGACGGAGG gAGTTCGAGGTCATTGCGCAGATCAAGCTCCTGCAGTCCGCATGCAACAGCTACTGCCTGAGCGCCGACCAGGCCTTCCTGCGCTGGTTCAGGAGCCAGCAGCACTTAACTGACGAGGAGAG CTACACCCTGTCCTGTGAGATCGAAGGTGTCACAGACAGCAGCCCCACCTCCCCGAAGCCTCGCAAGAGCATGGTGAAGAGACTGAGCCT ATTGTTCCTGGGTACGGACGCTGTGGCCAGCAGCACGCCAGTGAAGGAGAGCCCCAAGTCGCCCCCTAGTGGCAGCTCCGGGGAGAGCATGGACTCGGTCAGCATCTCGTCCAGCGACTCCAGCCCCTCGGAGCTCGAGGTGGCCTGCCAGACCCCCGACGCACCCCTGAAGAAG CTCTCAGAGTCCTCGTCCTGCTCCTCGATCCACTCCATGGACACCTCGTCTTCATTCCCCTCGCTGCCGGAGCCCCCCCCCACGCACAGGCGCTCAGTGTCGGGCTCCAGCGCACTCCCCCTGCCTGTCTACAACCAGCAGAACGAGGACAGCTGCATCATCCGGGTCAGCGTGCAGGCCAGCAATGGGAACCTGTACAAGAGCATCCTg CTCACCAGTCAGGACAAGACCCCAGCAGTGATCACGAGAGCCATGAGCAAACACAACCTGGAGAGCGAGGCGTCCGACCGCTACGAACTGGTGCAGGTCATCTCTGAGGAGAGAG AGCTGCTGATCCCGGACAATGCTAATGTGTTCTACGCCATGAACAGCTCGGCCAACTTCGACTTCCTCCTGAGGCACAAGGACTGGGCTGTGGGGGGGCGGGCGGTGAAACTGCGCAGCCACTCGAGTGCCACGCTGCCACGGGCCAGCCGGGGGGGCTGCCTGAGCAACCGGCTGAGCAAGGTGACCCTGTGA